The Christiangramia salexigens genome includes the window ATCTCGCATCAAAAATGGGATTAATAACTTTTAGTATCGTGGTGCTTACAATACTATCCACCCCATATGTCTATTTTGGATGGAATATCTTATTGCTGAATATGGCGTGCGCATTATATAATATAGGAGTTAATACGCCGCTTTTGATTTATTCAGGATCATTTAATAAAAAGAGAATAGACCTGGATAAAAGTCCGTTTATGAATTACCAGGGAACAGGTGCATCACAATGGATCATAGGTTTACCCCTTTTAATTTTGCCTGTTTTTTTCTTCTGGATAATTAATAAGTTCATTAATTATGAAGTAGCAGTTGGATTCCTGGCAGGAATAGGGATTATAGGCCTAATTCTTAGGTCAAGCCTCCTTAATTTTCTGGTGACGAGGTATCGTTTAAGAAAATACGCGATGATTCAGGGGTTTAAACAAAAAGGAGAATAAAAAGATTTTTATGATTACAGCAACGAACTTAACCAAAACATATAACGGGAATACAGTGCTTAATATAGCGCAACTGGATATAGTTTCTGGAGAGAATTTTGGACTTGTAGGTAATAATGGCGCTGGAAAAACAACATTCTTCAGTTTGCTGTTGGACCTTATTTCTCCTACTACCGGTAATGTTTTTAATAATGAAGTGACGGTAAGCCAGAGCGAAGACTGGAAAACATGGACCTCTTCTTTTATAGACGAAAGTTTCCTGATTGGTTTCCTTACTCCTGAAGAGTATTTCTATTTTATTGGAGAGCTTCGGAACAGAAATAAGGCCGATATTGATAATTTCCTGACTCGGTTCAGCGATTTTTTCAATGGAGAGATCCTGGGTAGAAATAAATATCTGCGAGACCTTTCTAAAGGGAATCAAAAGAAAGCAGGGATAGTAGCGGCGCTAATAGGTGATCCTGAAGTTGTTATTCTGGATGAACCCTTTGCCAATCTGGATCCAACAACTCAGATCCGCCTAAAAAAACTTATGAAGGAATTGTCTCAAACTACCGGAACCACTGTGCTCATTTCCAGCCATGATCTTATTCATGTCACGGAGGTATGTGATCGCATCGTAGTACTTGATAAAGGTGAGGTGGTTAAGGATATGAGAACTTCTGAAGCAACTCTGAATGAACTTGAGGAGTATTTTTCCCGTGAAATTGCTGAAGGCTAGAG containing:
- a CDS encoding ABC transporter ATP-binding protein encodes the protein MITATNLTKTYNGNTVLNIAQLDIVSGENFGLVGNNGAGKTTFFSLLLDLISPTTGNVFNNEVTVSQSEDWKTWTSSFIDESFLIGFLTPEEYFYFIGELRNRNKADIDNFLTRFSDFFNGEILGRNKYLRDLSKGNQKKAGIVAALIGDPEVVILDEPFANLDPTTQIRLKKLMKELSQTTGTTVLISSHDLIHVTEVCDRIVVLDKGEVVKDMRTSEATLNELEEYFSREIAEG